GAAGAAAAGCTGAGCGATCCCTTCTTCAAGCAAGTCCACTCCTTCTTCGTGAAGGAGAGAAGTGGTGATTACAGGATGTTGTCCTGCCAATTCTTTTACCCTGTCCATTTCTATTTCTTGTTTAAGGTCTGTTTTGTTGACAATCACAATAACATCAAGCCCTTTTACTGCTTCAAAAAGATTCTCGTCTTCATTAGAAAGAGGTTCATTGTTATTGACCACAAGTAAAATAAGATCTGATTCTTTAAGGACTTTTCGCGATTTTTCAACGCCGATTCGTTCAACGATATCTTCAGTTTCACGGATTCCTGCAGTATCAACAAGGCGAAGAGGAACTCCTCTAACATTCACGTATTCCTCAATCACATCGCGGGTCGTTCCGGCAACATCTGTTACGATGGCTTTGTTTTCATGAACGAGCGCATTCATAAGCGAGGATTTTCCGACGTTGGGGCGGCCGATAATAGCAGTAGACAGGCCTTCACGCAAAATCTTTCCTTGCTGTGCAGTAGTCAGGATCTTATCTACTTCCCGTTTAACAAACGTCAATTTCTCGTTCAAAAGGGAATGAGTCATTTCCTCTGCATCGTATTCCGGATAGTCAATGTTCACTTCTACATGTGCAATGGTCTCCAGCAGTGTCTGTCTTAGTTTTCCGACCAGCTTGGATAAGCGTCCTTCCATCTGGTTAAGCGCCACGTTCATCGCCCGGTCTGTTTTGGCGCGGATCAAATCCATAACCGCTTCAGCCTGGGACAGGTCAATCCTGCCGTTCAAAAAGGCGCGTTTTGTAAATTCGCCTGGTTCAG
This genomic stretch from Fictibacillus marinisediminis harbors:
- the mnmE gene encoding tRNA uridine-5-carboxymethylaminomethyl(34) synthesis GTPase MnmE, whose protein sequence is MEYDTITAISTPMGEGAIAIVRLSGSEAIAIADSIYKGKKMLLEVESHTIHYGKLIEPKTGEPVEEVMVSVMKGPRTFTREDVVEINCHGGIVSVNRVLQLVLNNGARLAEPGEFTKRAFLNGRIDLSQAEAVMDLIRAKTDRAMNVALNQMEGRLSKLVGKLRQTLLETIAHVEVNIDYPEYDAEEMTHSLLNEKLTFVKREVDKILTTAQQGKILREGLSTAIIGRPNVGKSSLMNALVHENKAIVTDVAGTTRDVIEEYVNVRGVPLRLVDTAGIRETEDIVERIGVEKSRKVLKESDLILLVVNNNEPLSNEDENLFEAVKGLDVIVIVNKTDLKQEIEMDRVKELAGQHPVITTSLLHEEGVDLLEEGIAQLFFQGGIESQDMTYVSNSRHIALLQQTIHHIDEALNGIDLNLPIDMVQIDITRAWEILGEIIGDTVSESLIDQLFSQFCLGK